The Anabaena sp. WA102 genome contains a region encoding:
- a CDS encoding potassium channel family protein, whose protein sequence is MYSTLEQKYQRIQKELMAGALALAGIFLIGTLWYSLVEGWKWEDAAYMTVITLATVGYGETHPLGSRGRLFTIVLILMGVVNLTYIVNRFTAAVIEGYFLEGIRLRQQRRLMESLSEHYIICGFSRTGRQIAKEFQAEAVSFVIIDSELESVQKAQEIGYIVFQGDATLDDTLLKVGITKAICIVAALPSDAENLYTVLSAKTLNPGIRAIARASTEEAVQKLQRGGADAVISPYITGGKRMAAAALRPQILDFVDGMLSGTDRQLYMEEFLLDSDRCPFVGQSLQRAKLRSQSGALVLAIRRLDGKLIGGPTGDTVLMSGDTLICMGTAEQLRDLNQILGPINSTPLKRPKNS, encoded by the coding sequence GTGTATTCTACCCTTGAACAAAAATATCAACGGATTCAAAAAGAATTAATGGCTGGGGCGCTTGCTTTAGCTGGTATTTTCCTAATCGGGACTTTATGGTATTCCCTGGTTGAGGGCTGGAAATGGGAAGATGCAGCTTACATGACTGTAATTACTCTAGCAACTGTAGGTTATGGAGAAACTCACCCATTAGGTAGTCGAGGGCGTTTATTTACCATTGTCTTAATTTTAATGGGTGTGGTCAATCTTACTTATATTGTCAATAGATTTACAGCCGCAGTCATTGAAGGTTATTTTCTAGAAGGAATTCGACTCCGACAACAAAGGCGTTTAATGGAATCATTATCAGAACATTATATTATCTGTGGGTTTAGCCGCACTGGGCGACAAATTGCTAAGGAATTTCAGGCTGAAGCTGTTTCTTTTGTAATTATTGATTCGGAACTTGAATCTGTCCAAAAAGCTCAGGAAATTGGTTACATTGTTTTTCAAGGTGATGCGACGTTAGATGATACTTTGTTAAAAGTTGGTATTACTAAAGCAATTTGTATTGTGGCGGCTTTACCTTCAGATGCGGAAAATTTATATACTGTTCTCTCAGCAAAAACTCTGAATCCAGGCATTCGGGCGATCGCTCGCGCTAGTACGGAAGAAGCTGTACAAAAGTTACAACGCGGTGGTGCAGATGCCGTAATTTCACCGTATATTACCGGTGGCAAACGCATGGCAGCAGCAGCCCTCAGACCCCAGATTTTAGACTTTGTAGATGGGATGCTTTCTGGTACAGACCGTCAGTTATATATGGAAGAATTTTTACTAGATTCCGATAGGTGTCCCTTCGTTGGTCAAAGTTTACAAAGAGCGAAATTGCGATCGCAATCAGGAGCATTAGTTCTGGCAATTCGTCGTCTTGATGGTAAACTCATTGGTGGTCCAACTGGGGATACTGTTTTAATGTCGGGAGATACATTAATTTGTATGGGTACGGCTGAACAATTGCGGGATTTAAATCAAATTCTCGGTCCTATTAATTCTACTCCCCTAAAACGTCCGAAAAATAGCTAA
- a CDS encoding leucine-rich repeat domain-containing protein: protein MKLALVATTIFTLTLGLYTPKVTAAPIKTPKTFKEWCQQKASLPQETKRTVEALLNVAETRNCSQANQTLTKLTSLYLGENQISDIKPLSNLTNLTSLDLSENKISDIKPLSNLTNLTALDLSGNQISDIKPLSNLTKLTNLYLGRNKISDIKPLSNLTKLTSLDLPLNKISDTAPLSNLNKLTSLDLWENKISDIKPLSNLTKLTTLKLWKNKISDIKPLSNLTNLTTLYLGGNQISDIKPLSNLTNLTYLDLSGNKISDIKPLSNLTNLTYLSLSGNQISDIKPLSNLTNLTFLDLAKNPLTSKQCPLKPESICKF from the coding sequence ATGAAACTAGCTTTAGTAGCGACCACTATTTTTACCTTGACTTTAGGATTGTACACCCCAAAAGTCACCGCAGCACCTATAAAAACACCTAAGACCTTTAAAGAATGGTGTCAACAAAAAGCCAGTTTACCTCAAGAGACGAAACGAACGGTAGAAGCATTATTAAATGTTGCTGAAACCCGAAATTGTAGTCAAGCTAATCAAACGCTGACTAAATTGACTTCTCTTTACCTTGGGGAAAATCAAATCAGCGATATCAAACCTTTGTCTAATCTGACTAATTTGACTTCTCTTGACCTTTCGGAAAATAAAATCAGCGATATCAAACCTTTGTCTAATCTGACTAATTTGACTGCTCTTGACCTTTCGGGAAATCAAATCAGCGATATCAAACCTTTGTCTAATCTGACTAAATTGACTAATCTTTACCTTGGGAGAAATAAAATCAGCGATATCAAACCTTTGTCTAATCTGACTAAATTGACTTCTCTTGACCTTCCGCTAAATAAAATCAGCGATACTGCACCTTTATCTAATCTGAATAAATTGACTTCTCTTGACCTTTGGGAAAATAAAATCAGCGATATCAAACCTTTGTCTAATCTGACTAAATTGACTACTCTTAAACTTTGGAAAAATAAAATCAGCGATATCAAACCTTTGTCTAATCTGACTAATTTGACTACTCTTTACCTTGGGGGAAATCAAATCAGCGATATCAAACCTTTGTCTAATCTCACTAATTTGACTTATCTTGACCTTTCGGGAAATAAAATCAGCGATATCAAACCTTTGTCTAATCTGACTAATTTGACTTATCTTTCCCTTTCGGGAAATCAAATCAGCGATATCAAACCTTTGTCTAATCTCACTAATTTGACTTTTCTTGACCTTGCGAAAAATCCACTTACCTCTAAGCAATGTCCCCTGAAACCAGAGTCTATTTGTAAATTTTAG
- a CDS encoding IS110 family transposase — translation MDYISQWVGIDVSKATLDVYIRPMGKAFQFANTETEIANLVKQLQSNDLNLIVLEATGGLETELIIQLQAALLPVALINPRQGRDFAKATGKLAKTDAIDAQILAHFGEAMKPEVLAIESEMSRQLGELISRRRQLVEMSTAEKNRRDRARGKALTDIESHIDYLEQHLQQLNQEIETLTQNNQQWIDKVNLLKTTPGIGQVISTTLVSDLPELGQLTAKQISRLVGVAPINHDSGQHKGKRMINGGRAHVRAILYMGAVVAMRHNPVIKTFYERLVERGKPKKLAITACVHKMLVILNAMIRDHLPWSISQDSQPISA, via the coding sequence ATGGATTATATCTCCCAATGGGTAGGCATTGACGTAAGTAAAGCAACACTTGATGTTTATATCCGTCCAATGGGTAAAGCATTTCAATTTGCTAATACTGAAACAGAAATAGCTAATCTAGTTAAGCAACTTCAATCTAACGATTTAAACCTAATCGTACTGGAAGCAACAGGAGGACTAGAAACAGAATTAATCATTCAATTGCAAGCGGCTCTTTTACCAGTAGCATTAATCAATCCTCGTCAGGGAAGAGACTTTGCTAAAGCTACAGGTAAGTTAGCCAAAACCGATGCCATTGATGCACAGATTTTGGCGCATTTCGGTGAAGCAATGAAACCGGAGGTGTTAGCAATCGAAAGTGAAATGTCACGTCAATTAGGCGAATTAATTAGTCGCCGAAGACAATTAGTAGAAATGTCTACAGCGGAAAAGAATCGCCGTGACCGCGCTCGTGGTAAAGCTTTGACAGATATTGAATCCCATATTGATTATCTTGAGCAACATCTTCAACAACTCAATCAAGAAATTGAGACGTTGACCCAAAATAATCAACAATGGATTGATAAAGTCAATCTACTCAAAACTACTCCTGGCATTGGTCAAGTAATTTCTACCACTTTAGTTTCTGACTTACCAGAATTAGGTCAATTAACTGCCAAACAAATCTCTCGCTTAGTTGGTGTTGCACCAATTAATCATGATAGTGGTCAGCACAAAGGTAAGCGCATGATTAATGGTGGTCGCGCCCATGTTCGTGCCATTCTTTATATGGGTGCTGTTGTTGCCATGCGTCATAATCCTGTTATCAAAACTTTTTATGAGCGCTTGGTTGAACGTGGTAAACCCAAAAAATTGGCCATTACTGCTTGCGTTCATAAAATGTTAGTTATTTTAAATGCGATGATTCGAGATCATCTTCCTTGGTCTATTTCTCAAGACTCACAACCAATTTCTGCATAA
- a CDS encoding leucine-rich repeat domain-containing protein: MKLSVVATTIFTLTLGFYTPKVTAAPIKTPKTFKEWCQQKASLPQETKRTVEALLNVAETRNCSQANQTLTKLTSLYLGENQISDIKPLSNLTNLTSLDLSENKISDIKPLSNLTNLTALDLSGNQISDIKPLSNLTKLTNLYLGENKISDIKPLSNLTKLTSLDLPLNKISDTAPLSNLNNLTSLYLWENKISDIKPLSNLTKLTTLKLWKNKISDIKPLSNLTNLTSLYLWENKISDIKPLSNLTKLTSLGLRKNQISDIKPLSNLTNLTFLDLSGNQISDIKPLSNLTNLTSLDLAKNPLIVKQCPLKPESICKF; this comes from the coding sequence ATGAAACTAAGTGTAGTAGCAACCACCATTTTTACCCTGACATTAGGATTTTACACCCCAAAAGTCACCGCAGCACCTATAAAAACACCTAAGACCTTTAAAGAATGGTGTCAACAAAAAGCCAGTTTACCTCAAGAGACGAAACGAACGGTAGAAGCATTATTAAATGTTGCTGAAACCCGAAATTGTAGTCAAGCTAATCAAACGCTGACTAAATTGACTTCTCTTTACCTTGGGGAAAATCAAATCAGCGATATCAAACCTTTGTCTAATCTGACTAATTTGACTTCTCTTGACCTTTCGGAAAATAAAATCAGCGATATCAAACCTTTGTCTAATCTGACTAATTTGACTGCTCTTGACCTTTCGGGAAATCAAATCAGCGATATCAAACCTTTGTCTAATCTGACTAAATTGACTAATCTTTACCTTGGGGAAAATAAAATCAGCGATATCAAACCTTTGTCTAATCTGACTAAATTGACTTCTCTTGACCTTCCGCTAAATAAAATCAGCGATACTGCACCTTTATCTAATCTGAATAATTTGACTTCTCTTTACCTTTGGGAAAATAAAATCAGCGATATCAAACCTTTGTCTAATCTGACTAAATTGACTACTCTTAAACTTTGGAAAAATAAAATCAGCGATATCAAACCTTTGTCTAATCTGACTAATTTGACTTCTCTTTACCTTTGGGAAAATAAAATCAGCGATATCAAACCTTTGTCTAATCTGACTAAATTGACTTCTCTTGGCCTTAGGAAAAATCAAATCAGCGATATCAAACCTTTGTCTAATCTCACTAATTTGACTTTTCTTGACCTTTCGGGAAATCAAATCAGCGATATCAAACCTTTGTCTAATCTGACTAATTTGACTTCTCTTGACCTTGCGAAAAATCCACTTATCGTTAAACAATGTCCCCTGAAACCAGAGTCTATTTGTAAATTTTAG
- a CDS encoding aspartate aminotransferase family protein has product MSVQTLIEQATNPLESGIMPSTPFDVDSFDAAVMSTYGRFPLALERGAGCRVWDSQGNEYLDFVAGIATCTLGHAHPAMVEAVTRQIQKLHHVSNLYYIPEQGELAKWIVNHSCADRVFFCNSGAEANEAAIKLARKYAHTVLEIAHPIILTAHASFHGRTLATVTATGQPKYQKHFDPLVPGFHYVNYNDIRAVEAAVTELDEGNYRVGAILIEPLQGEGGVRPGDIAYFKRLREICDETGILLIFDEVQVGMGRSGKLWGYEHLGVEPDIFTSAKGLGGGIPIGAMMSKKFCDIFQPGEHASTFGGNPFVCGVALSVCETLEKENILENVREQGAHLREGLRAIARQYPQHISEVRGWGLINGMEIKADIPLTAPEVVKAAMDAGLLLVPAGPKVVRFVPPLIVTDAEIKQALKAVEKALAKVTA; this is encoded by the coding sequence GTGAGCGTGCAAACTCTAATTGAACAAGCCACGAACCCCTTGGAGTCAGGTATTATGCCATCTACACCTTTTGATGTTGATAGCTTCGATGCGGCTGTCATGTCCACTTATGGACGGTTTCCTTTGGCTTTAGAACGGGGTGCTGGTTGCCGCGTTTGGGATAGTCAGGGCAACGAATATCTGGATTTTGTCGCGGGCATTGCCACTTGTACTCTAGGACACGCCCATCCAGCAATGGTAGAGGCTGTAACTAGACAAATCCAGAAATTGCATCATGTTTCTAATTTGTACTATATTCCTGAACAGGGTGAATTAGCTAAATGGATTGTTAATCATTCCTGTGCAGATAGAGTATTTTTCTGTAATTCTGGCGCTGAAGCCAACGAAGCAGCAATTAAACTAGCGCGGAAATATGCCCACACTGTCCTAGAAATTGCCCACCCAATCATTTTAACTGCCCATGCCAGTTTTCACGGAAGGACTTTAGCCACTGTGACTGCCACTGGACAACCAAAATATCAAAAGCATTTTGATCCTTTAGTTCCTGGTTTCCATTACGTCAATTACAACGATATTAGAGCAGTGGAAGCCGCTGTTACTGAATTAGATGAAGGTAATTATCGGGTCGGGGCAATTTTAATTGAACCATTGCAAGGGGAAGGTGGCGTTCGTCCTGGAGATATTGCTTACTTTAAGCGATTACGGGAGATTTGCGACGAAACCGGTATTTTGTTGATTTTTGATGAAGTACAGGTTGGTATGGGACGCAGTGGCAAATTATGGGGTTATGAACATTTGGGAGTAGAACCAGATATTTTCACCAGTGCGAAAGGTTTGGGCGGTGGTATTCCCATCGGTGCGATGATGAGTAAGAAATTCTGCGATATTTTCCAACCAGGAGAACACGCAAGTACATTTGGTGGTAATCCCTTTGTCTGTGGTGTGGCGCTGAGTGTGTGTGAGACTTTGGAAAAAGAAAATATTTTAGAAAATGTCAGAGAACAGGGCGCACATTTACGAGAAGGATTAAGAGCGATCGCTCGTCAATATCCTCAGCATATCTCAGAAGTGCGCGGTTGGGGTTTAATCAACGGCATGGAAATCAAAGCCGATATTCCTTTAACAGCCCCTGAAGTCGTCAAAGCGGCAATGGACGCAGGTTTATTACTTGTTCCTGCAGGTCCTAAAGTAGTGCGGTTTGTTCCTCCTCTCATTGTCACAGATGCAGAAATCAAGCAAGCATTAAAAGCTGTAGAAAAGGCATTAGCTAAAGTTACAGCTTAA
- a CDS encoding group II intron reverse transcriptase/maturase — MIRHRDNSSESWKTLPWKKFRRNLFRLQKRVYKAVQVGDKRKAKSLQKLILKSTAARLLAIRQVTQLNTGKKTAGIDGKTALTFEQRFQLSEKLRTECNGWKHQGLREIPIPKKDGKTRILKVPTIADRAYQCLVKYALEPAHEATFHARSYGFRTGRSAHDAQKYLFDNLRSFCNGKDKRVIELDIEKCFDRINHTAIMDRLIAPYSIRQGIFRCLKAGVNPEFPEQGTPQGGVVSPLLANIALNGIESIHRYHGVSNRRITDKTPRKDITEPTIRYADDMVIILRPQDDATDILDKISQFLAERGMKVSEKKTKLTAATDGFDFLGWHFKVQNNGKFRCVPSVDNYKAFRKKVKHIVNNSNYGATTKAEKLAPVVRGWRNYHRFCKMDGSRNSLFHIETRAFRVFNRETKQNRYTSKKLLDKAFPSVPYSENKHINVKGEKSPYDGDLTYWSERNSKLYDSHTSKALKRQNHKCGHCGLKMLSDEKVHLHHVDGNHENWKIKNLLAIHESCHDYIHMSKSES, encoded by the coding sequence ATGATTAGACACAGAGACAACTCTAGTGAATCCTGGAAGACGTTACCGTGGAAGAAATTCCGCCGTAACCTATTCCGCCTACAAAAACGCGTGTATAAAGCGGTTCAAGTTGGCGACAAGCGCAAAGCAAAGTCACTACAAAAGCTGATTCTGAAATCAACCGCAGCGAGATTACTGGCTATCCGTCAAGTAACACAGCTAAATACTGGAAAAAAGACAGCGGGAATAGACGGGAAAACCGCGCTCACATTCGAGCAAAGGTTTCAACTGAGTGAAAAGCTCAGAACCGAATGTAACGGCTGGAAACACCAGGGGTTGCGTGAAATACCCATCCCTAAAAAGGATGGAAAAACCCGGATTCTCAAAGTCCCCACTATTGCGGATAGGGCGTATCAATGCCTTGTCAAATACGCACTAGAACCAGCACACGAAGCAACCTTCCACGCTAGGAGCTACGGTTTCAGAACGGGACGCTCGGCACATGACGCGCAAAAATACTTGTTTGACAACCTACGCTCATTTTGCAATGGAAAAGATAAACGAGTTATAGAACTCGATATTGAAAAATGCTTCGACAGGATAAACCACACCGCCATAATGGATAGACTCATCGCTCCTTATAGCATAAGACAGGGAATTTTCCGATGTCTCAAAGCCGGAGTTAATCCAGAGTTTCCCGAACAGGGAACACCGCAGGGCGGGGTAGTGAGTCCACTATTAGCTAACATCGCCTTAAACGGGATTGAAAGTATTCATAGATATCATGGGGTATCTAACAGAAGAATCACCGACAAAACCCCCAGGAAAGATATTACCGAGCCAACAATTCGCTATGCGGATGACATGGTAATAATACTCCGACCCCAGGACGATGCCACAGATATACTTGACAAAATCAGTCAGTTCCTAGCAGAGCGGGGAATGAAAGTCAGCGAGAAAAAGACAAAGCTAACCGCCGCGACAGATGGGTTTGATTTCCTCGGCTGGCATTTCAAAGTCCAGAATAACGGAAAGTTTAGATGTGTCCCTTCAGTGGATAACTACAAAGCTTTTCGCAAGAAAGTAAAACACATCGTCAACAACTCGAATTATGGTGCTACCACAAAGGCTGAGAAATTAGCCCCAGTAGTTAGAGGTTGGAGGAATTATCACCGCTTTTGCAAGATGGACGGTTCACGTAACTCATTATTCCACATCGAAACAAGAGCATTTAGGGTATTCAACAGGGAAACGAAACAGAATCGCTACACTAGCAAGAAATTACTAGATAAGGCATTCCCATCAGTTCCCTACTCCGAAAACAAACACATCAATGTTAAAGGTGAAAAATCGCCTTATGACGGAGATTTAACTTATTGGAGCGAACGTAACAGTAAGCTCTATGACAGTCATACCTCTAAAGCCCTCAAACGGCAAAACCATAAATGTGGACATTGTGGATTAAAAATGCTTAGTGATGAAAAGGTACATCTGCATCATGTTGATGGAAACCACGAAAACTGGAAAATAAAGAACCTTTTAGCCATTCACGAAAGCTGCCACGATTATATTCACATGAGCAAAAGCGAAAGCTAA
- a CDS encoding pentapeptide repeat-containing protein codes for MSENNTKGFKSLLIILGIIFFIVLISIVLIFSFSDFAFLNPNGLTIHERLQYGIPAAQTTGTIVAGIAVFFNAYQASRSANAANENAKSVYKNAQAAEDKQITERFSKAIELLGNEKTEVKLGGIYALEQIAKDAPKKYHWTVMEVLTAFVRENAPLKKEEEGEKEEIPKLRTDIQAALTVIGRRNCEKYQGTQRLDLSNIDIRGAILSPEANLEGANFEQSNLQDADVRKANLKGAILAQAKLQRVFLQEAKLQGADFSEANLEMAHLDHANLQDAHLTEAKLQQANLNHANLQNAQFLEADLEDASLLKANLKNTDFETAILKNTDLREAILMGAKNLTLEQIKEAIGDEKTILPDYLDRPKCWKKSE; via the coding sequence ATGTCTGAGAATAATACAAAAGGTTTCAAGAGTTTATTGATAATTCTAGGGATTATCTTTTTTATTGTCTTAATTTCTATTGTCTTGATATTTTCTTTTTCAGATTTTGCATTTTTAAATCCTAATGGTTTAACAATACATGAAAGATTACAGTATGGTATTCCAGCCGCCCAAACTACTGGAACAATTGTTGCTGGAATTGCCGTTTTTTTTAATGCTTACCAAGCGTCAAGAAGTGCTAACGCTGCTAATGAAAATGCTAAATCTGTATACAAAAATGCACAAGCAGCAGAAGATAAACAAATTACAGAACGGTTTTCTAAAGCCATTGAATTGCTTGGTAATGAAAAGACTGAAGTAAAATTAGGCGGAATTTATGCCCTAGAACAAATTGCTAAAGATGCGCCGAAAAAATATCATTGGACAGTTATGGAAGTCCTGACAGCTTTTGTACGAGAAAATGCACCTTTGAAGAAAGAAGAGGAAGGAGAGAAGGAGGAAATACCAAAACTTCGGACAGATATTCAAGCAGCCCTTACCGTTATAGGACGACGTAATTGTGAGAAATATCAGGGAACTCAGAGGCTTGATTTAAGTAATATTGATATCAGGGGGGCAATTCTTTCTCCTGAAGCGAACCTGGAAGGGGCAAACTTCGAGCAATCTAACTTGCAAGATGCAGATGTTCGGAAAGCCAACCTAAAAGGAGCAATTCTTGCACAGGCTAAATTACAAAGGGTCTTCCTTCAAGAAGCCAAATTGCAAGGGGCAGACTTCAGTGAAGCCAACTTAGAAATGGCACACCTTGATCACGCAAACCTACAAGATGCACACTTAACAGAAGCCAAACTACAACAAGCAAACCTTAACCATGCAAACCTACAAAATGCACAATTTCTAGAGGCTGACCTGGAAGATGCTTCCCTCCTAAAAGCTAACCTGAAAAATACAGACTTTGAAACAGCTATCCTGAAAAATACAGACCTTAGAGAGGCAATCCTTATGGGAGCGAAAAATTTAACATTAGAGCAGATTAAAGAGGCGATTGGCGATGAAAAGACCATTTTACCTGATTATCTTGATAGACCAAAATGTTGGAAAAAATCTGAGTAA
- a CDS encoding transposase — protein sequence MRLKNFPEVVKTILKPLPKKDYPVLDTFSFVSVWLQYVMDKSIVSMRDLFQRLNNQGIDLKISNFSKASKKRDTQVFLEIITELNNQLRKKKGKEETQALFPIDSTIITLTSKLLWSQGYHQVKLFCGLDSLTSEVGGMVIHFGQGHDHKYGQETVEAIPSKGVGIMDRGFASSERISELKQQKNKAFVLRIKNNVTLEMLENGNCKVGKDEREVEIRVVAFCDIETKSEFRLATNLLNEGEEQVSNQEIMEIYIQRWQIELLWKFLKMHLKLDRLMTKNENGIRIQIMCCLIAYLILQLIEIPQEFGKTLLDKLRYLQSYMCQEISYVHWFRKLIWIR from the coding sequence ATGCGCTTAAAGAATTTTCCAGAAGTGGTCAAAACAATATTGAAACCATTGCCCAAAAAAGATTATCCAGTTCTGGACACATTTTCATTTGTATCAGTGTGGTTACAGTATGTCATGGATAAAAGTATAGTGAGTATGAGAGATTTATTTCAAAGACTAAATAATCAAGGGATAGATTTAAAAATATCAAATTTTTCCAAGGCAAGTAAAAAGAGAGATACTCAAGTATTTTTGGAGATAATAACTGAATTAAACAATCAACTGAGAAAGAAAAAAGGAAAGGAAGAAACCCAAGCATTATTTCCTATAGATTCAACAATTATTACATTAACAAGTAAATTATTATGGAGTCAAGGATATCATCAAGTAAAACTATTTTGTGGGTTAGATAGTTTGACATCAGAAGTTGGTGGAATGGTGATTCATTTTGGGCAAGGACATGACCATAAATATGGACAAGAAACAGTAGAAGCAATTCCGTCAAAAGGAGTAGGGATAATGGATAGAGGATTTGCATCCTCCGAAAGAATATCTGAATTAAAACAACAAAAAAATAAAGCTTTTGTCTTAAGAATTAAAAATAATGTCACTTTAGAAATGCTAGAAAATGGTAATTGTAAAGTTGGCAAAGATGAAAGAGAAGTGGAAATTAGAGTAGTAGCATTTTGTGATATAGAAACTAAGAGTGAATTTCGTTTAGCAACAAACTTATTAAATGAAGGAGAAGAGCAAGTTAGTAATCAAGAGATTATGGAAATTTACATACAAAGATGGCAAATTGAATTGTTATGGAAATTCTTAAAAATGCACCTCAAGTTAGACAGACTTATGACAAAGAATGAGAATGGAATTAGAATTCAGATAATGTGCTGTTTAATCGCTTATTTGATATTGCAACTAATAGAAATACCGCAAGAATTTGGCAAAACTTTATTAGATAAACTCCGTTATCTTCAGTCCTATATGTGTCAGGAAATAAGTTATGTTCATTGGTTTAGAAAACTTATTTGGATAAGATGA
- a CDS encoding YwqG family protein, with translation MKSNKIFRLSSLRTSIHLDGYNVTHYQELHKFSSEAEAEAFFNESIQELLTHGWYDVESVTVDENNKDFTPDELYGMFLELKNQVDEFANAIIKPSIEITPYSTTETTLWQSKFGGLPYLPKNTTYPEAPDGTPLHLLAQINFSETPNLEDLPEKGILQFYIEASGQTAYGIEEYPQLKQTTFRVIYFPEPDLNIDNLLNNFDFLPPGIGLPLIDCLALNFAIKSTPMSASDYRFRSLVKSHFPIFQQSNLTKAMANSLEELVDDFINEYEEKYEESLGGHCLGGYPAFVQNDDRADLEEEEGYDFLLLQMNSDDEHSIMWGDEGVGNFFIQPSALKRLDFSKILYTYACC, from the coding sequence ATGAAATCCAATAAAATATTTAGATTAAGTTCACTGAGAACGTCAATTCACCTCGACGGCTACAACGTTACCCATTATCAAGAACTACATAAATTCTCTTCTGAAGCCGAAGCAGAAGCCTTTTTTAACGAAAGTATTCAAGAATTACTCACACATGGTTGGTATGATGTAGAATCTGTGACCGTAGATGAAAATAACAAAGATTTTACTCCAGATGAATTGTATGGGATGTTCTTAGAATTAAAAAATCAAGTAGATGAATTTGCCAATGCAATTATCAAACCTTCTATAGAAATTACGCCATATTCAACAACAGAAACTACCTTATGGCAAAGTAAATTTGGTGGTTTACCTTACCTTCCTAAAAATACGACCTATCCTGAAGCCCCAGATGGTACTCCCCTCCATCTTTTAGCACAAATCAACTTTTCAGAAACGCCGAATTTAGAAGATTTACCAGAAAAAGGCATACTTCAGTTTTATATTGAAGCATCAGGTCAAACAGCCTATGGAATTGAAGAATATCCGCAATTAAAACAAACAACTTTTCGAGTTATTTACTTTCCCGAACCAGATTTAAACATTGATAATCTCCTAAATAATTTTGATTTTTTACCTCCAGGAATAGGTTTACCATTAATAGACTGTTTGGCTTTGAATTTCGCTATTAAATCAACTCCCATGAGTGCATCAGATTATCGGTTTAGATCCTTAGTTAAAAGCCATTTTCCCATCTTTCAACAAAGTAATTTAACTAAAGCAATGGCAAATTCTTTAGAAGAACTGGTAGATGATTTTATTAATGAGTATGAAGAAAAATATGAAGAATCATTAGGAGGACATTGTTTAGGAGGATATCCCGCATTTGTCCAAAATGATGATCGTGCGGACTTGGAGGAAGAGGAAGGTTATGATTTTCTACTATTGCAAATGAACTCTGATGATGAACATTCAATTATGTGGGGAGATGAGGGAGTTGGTAACTTTTTCATTCAGCCTTCTGCACTTAAACGGTTAGATTTTTCTAAGATTTTGTACACCTATGCTTGTTGTTAA